One genomic window of Maribacter aquivivus includes the following:
- a CDS encoding tRNA-binding protein → MEEPITWQDFSKIDMRVGTIIAALDFPEARNPSYKLHVDFGDEIGIKKTSAQITEKYKKEDLIGLQVTAVVNFPKKQIANFMSECLILGAVDNSSVVLLQPQMKVPNGLKIS, encoded by the coding sequence ATGGAAGAACCAATTACGTGGCAAGATTTTAGTAAAATTGATATGAGAGTCGGCACTATAATAGCTGCTTTAGACTTCCCAGAGGCTCGAAATCCATCGTACAAGTTACATGTAGATTTTGGTGATGAAATAGGGATAAAAAAGACATCAGCTCAGATAACAGAAAAGTATAAGAAAGAGGATCTTATTGGGCTACAAGTCACTGCTGTTGTTAATTTTCCTAAAAAGCAAATTGCCAATTTTATGAGTGAATGTCTTATATTAGGTGCTGTAGACAATAGTTCAGTTGTGCTTCTTCAACCTCAAATGAAAGTGCCAAACGGATTAAAAATTTCTTAA
- a CDS encoding PUR family DNA/RNA-binding protein: MSERDLSDQEEIHSKVLRAGRRTYFFDVRSTKAGDYYLTITESKKFTHDDGSFHYKKHKIYLYKEDFDAFKENVEEMMDFIINEKGSEVISERHQKDFKKEEAEVAAEVPVENTTTNTSSFTDVSFEDI; the protein is encoded by the coding sequence ATGAGCGAAAGAGATTTATCAGATCAGGAAGAAATTCACTCCAAAGTTTTACGCGCAGGTAGAAGAACGTACTTTTTCGATGTAAGAAGTACAAAGGCTGGGGACTATTATTTAACGATTACAGAAAGTAAGAAATTTACACATGACGATGGATCATTCCATTACAAGAAGCATAAAATTTATTTATACAAAGAAGACTTCGATGCCTTTAAAGAGAATGTTGAAGAAATGATGGATTTCATCATTAACGAAAAAGGTTCTGAAGTAATTTCAGAAAGACATCAAAAAGACTTTAAAAAAGAAGAAGCTGAAGTTGCAGCTGAAGTACCTGTAGAAAATACGACTACAAATACTTCTAGTTTTACAGATGTAAGTTTTGAAGACATCTAA
- a CDS encoding phosphoribosylpyrophosphate synthetase, whose protein sequence is MENSYISLSIAIKALQEEGYTEDFNLCDAGVENKSKKNIHNATELDVVKFYRFEGMSNPDDNTILYVIETSTGEKGLLVDAYGMYAGNISKDLIEKLKLS, encoded by the coding sequence ATGGAAAATTCATATATTTCTTTATCTATCGCAATTAAAGCATTACAAGAAGAAGGTTACACAGAAGATTTTAATTTATGTGACGCTGGTGTAGAAAATAAAAGCAAGAAAAATATTCATAATGCTACCGAATTAGACGTTGTAAAATTTTATCGTTTTGAGGGTATGAGCAACCCAGATGATAATACTATCTTATATGTCATTGAAACGAGCACTGGTGAAAAGGGCTTATTAGTAGATGCGTACGGCATGTATGCTGGTAATATATCTAAAGATTTAATAGAAAAGCTTAAATTGAGCTAA
- a CDS encoding thioredoxin family protein, whose product MARTESKMLALGTVAPEFSLLDSVSKKTMNLHSLNGSKGTVIMFICNHCPFVVHVNPEITKMALEYQKQGIHFIAISSNDVEKYPEDDPQFMRIKAKAENYTFPYLYDEDQSVAKKYDAACTPDFYLFDEGLKLVYRGQLDDSRPGNGLSLTGKDLRSAIENLLKGEEINPVQKPSIGCNIKWKSNA is encoded by the coding sequence ATGGCAAGAACAGAAAGCAAAATGTTGGCATTAGGTACCGTTGCTCCAGAATTTAGTCTGTTAGATTCGGTTAGCAAAAAAACCATGAACCTTCACTCTTTAAATGGTAGTAAAGGAACGGTGATTATGTTCATTTGCAACCATTGTCCATTTGTTGTTCATGTAAATCCTGAGATTACCAAAATGGCTTTAGAATATCAGAAGCAGGGTATTCACTTCATCGCCATATCTAGTAACGATGTGGAGAAATACCCAGAAGACGACCCTCAGTTCATGAGAATAAAAGCAAAAGCCGAAAATTATACTTTCCCTTATTTATATGATGAAGACCAATCCGTAGCCAAAAAATATGATGCCGCTTGTACACCTGATTTTTATCTTTTTGATGAAGGGTTAAAATTAGTATACAGAGGTCAGTTAGACGATTCTAGACCAGGGAACGGATTGTCGTTAACAGGCAAAGATCTTAGAAGTGCGATTGAAAACCTTTTAAAAGGTGAAGAAATTAATCCTGTTCAAAAACCTAGTATAGGCTGCAATATTAAATGGAAATCTAATGCTTAA
- a CDS encoding ABC transporter ATP-binding protein codes for MKELKHLNKYFKKYWLKLFFGIIITIVARLFQLIMPSYVNNSITVVEQYIKAEIEKSTAQELLLEYILIIVGAALLSGFFTFLMRQLIINISRYIEYDLKNEIFDHYQKLSLNFYKKNRTGDLMNRISEDVNEVRMYAGPAIMYGIQTLTLFACLIPLMFIKAPTLAAYTLLPLPFLSVLIYQISKVIHKRSTIVQQYLSTLSTFTQEIFSGVSVIKAYALEPQTNEDLEKLAIEGKEKSVSLAKVNAWFFPLMILLIGISNILVIYIGGKQYLAGEIEVGLIAEFILYVNMLTWPVAIVGWLTSIVQRAAASQERINEFLNQESEIKNMPTHEHTVKGKIEFKDVDFTYQDTNINALKHLSFTINEGETTAIIGKTGSGKSTILDLVARLYDTTSGEILIDDEPIKNIDLTSLRESIGAVPQDAFLFSDSIKNNIKFGKEDATDQEIMDIAKDAVVHENIMGFSKKYDTVLGERGITLSGGQKQRVSIARALIKKPQIYLFDDCLSAVDTETEEEILNNLKKASKNRTTLIVSHRVSSAKNADKILVLDDGRLIQEGTHDELNTREGYYKELYSKQLSEKES; via the coding sequence ATGAAAGAACTTAAGCATCTAAATAAATACTTTAAAAAATACTGGCTTAAGCTTTTTTTCGGAATCATCATAACCATAGTCGCAAGGCTATTTCAGTTGATTATGCCGTCTTACGTGAATAACTCTATAACGGTAGTTGAGCAGTATATAAAGGCAGAAATAGAAAAATCTACCGCCCAAGAATTATTGTTAGAATACATTCTTATAATTGTAGGTGCCGCTTTACTATCTGGATTCTTCACTTTTTTAATGCGTCAATTAATTATCAATATTTCTAGATATATAGAATATGACCTTAAAAATGAAATATTCGACCACTACCAAAAACTAAGTCTCAACTTCTATAAGAAAAATAGAACCGGTGATTTAATGAACAGAATAAGTGAAGATGTAAATGAAGTACGTATGTATGCGGGACCGGCTATTATGTACGGCATACAGACCCTAACTTTATTTGCCTGTCTAATACCGCTAATGTTCATTAAAGCACCAACTTTGGCTGCGTACACCTTATTACCATTACCTTTTCTATCCGTTTTAATATATCAAATAAGTAAGGTAATACATAAGAGAAGTACCATAGTACAGCAATATTTATCTACGCTATCAACTTTTACACAAGAAATATTTTCAGGTGTCTCAGTTATAAAAGCATATGCGCTAGAGCCACAAACCAATGAAGACTTAGAAAAACTTGCCATTGAAGGAAAAGAGAAGAGTGTTAGTCTGGCTAAAGTAAATGCTTGGTTCTTCCCTTTAATGATTCTTTTAATTGGTATCAGTAATATTTTGGTGATATATATAGGAGGAAAACAATACTTAGCCGGTGAAATTGAAGTTGGTTTGATTGCCGAGTTTATATTATATGTAAACATGTTAACATGGCCTGTTGCAATTGTAGGGTGGCTAACATCTATAGTTCAAAGAGCTGCTGCCAGTCAAGAACGTATCAACGAATTTCTAAATCAAGAATCGGAAATTAAAAACATGCCCACTCACGAGCATACGGTAAAGGGTAAAATTGAATTTAAAGATGTAGATTTTACTTATCAAGATACCAACATTAATGCTTTAAAACATTTATCATTTACCATAAACGAAGGAGAGACCACAGCAATTATTGGCAAAACGGGATCCGGTAAATCTACTATTTTAGATTTAGTAGCTAGACTATACGATACTACTTCAGGTGAAATTCTAATAGATGACGAGCCTATTAAAAACATTGACCTTACCAGTTTAAGAGAATCTATTGGTGCAGTACCACAAGATGCTTTTCTATTTTCTGACAGCATAAAGAACAATATTAAATTCGGAAAAGAAGACGCTACAGACCAAGAAATCATGGATATTGCTAAAGATGCCGTGGTTCACGAAAACATTATGGGTTTCTCTAAAAAATACGATACTGTATTAGGTGAAAGAGGTATAACATTAAGTGGCGGACAGAAGCAACGCGTGTCAATCGCAAGAGCCTTAATAAAGAAACCACAAATTTATTTATTCGATGATTGCCTTTCTGCGGTTGATACAGAAACGGAAGAAGAAATTTTAAATAACCTTAAAAAAGCATCTAAGAATAGAACTACACTAATTGTAAGTCATAGAGTTTCTTCTGCTAAAAATGCCGATAAAATACTGGTTTTAGATGACGGAAGACTCATTCAAGAGGGTACTCATGACGAATTAAATACTCGAGAAGGTTATTATAAAGAGCTCTATAGCAAACAGCTCTCAGAGAAAGAAAGTTAG
- a CDS encoding bile acid:sodium symporter family protein yields the protein MTDNILDNIHINFDSGSLWIMNLVLSLVMFGVALEISISDFKPLWLKPKALLVGLCGQFILLPALTFLLVFAIEPLPSIALGMFMVAACPGGNISNFISYLSKANTALSVSLTAIATMLAVIMTPLNFHFYSMLYEPSSNLIQDISISPVEMIKLVFLLLGLPLMLGMYVNHRKPKIALKMAKKLKVVSLVFFICLVFIALYNNRVIFMDYIFYVFWIVLIHNLVAFSTGYSLGRIFRLPEDSLRSITIETGIQNSGLGLLLIFTFFDGLGGMALIAAFWGVWHIMSGLILAAFWNRKSVAKETIA from the coding sequence TTGACTGATAATATCTTAGATAATATTCATATTAATTTTGATTCAGGTTCATTATGGATAATGAACCTTGTTTTAAGTTTGGTAATGTTTGGCGTAGCCTTAGAAATATCAATATCAGATTTTAAGCCTTTATGGTTAAAACCGAAGGCATTATTAGTAGGTTTGTGTGGTCAATTTATACTATTGCCAGCGTTGACTTTTTTATTGGTATTTGCAATAGAACCGTTGCCTAGCATTGCTTTGGGTATGTTTATGGTGGCTGCTTGCCCAGGTGGTAATATTTCTAATTTTATTTCTTATTTATCTAAAGCGAATACAGCATTATCTGTTAGTCTTACCGCCATTGCTACTATGTTAGCGGTTATAATGACGCCATTAAATTTTCATTTTTATTCAATGTTATATGAGCCTAGCTCTAATCTTATTCAAGACATTTCTATATCACCAGTAGAAATGATAAAATTGGTTTTCCTATTATTAGGTCTTCCTTTAATGTTGGGTATGTATGTCAATCATAGAAAACCAAAAATAGCTTTGAAAATGGCCAAGAAACTTAAAGTAGTATCATTAGTGTTCTTTATCTGCTTGGTTTTTATCGCATTATATAATAATCGAGTCATCTTTATGGATTATATATTTTATGTCTTTTGGATAGTTTTAATTCATAATCTAGTTGCATTTTCTACAGGATATAGTCTTGGGCGAATTTTTAGATTACCAGAAGATAGTCTTCGATCAATAACTATAGAAACAGGAATACAGAATTCTGGATTAGGATTGCTATTGATTTTTACTTTTTTCGATGGATTAGGAGGTATGGCACTTATTGCTGCTTTTTGGGGTGTTTGGCATATTATGTCTGGTTTAATTTTGGCTGCTTTTTGGAATAGAAAATCAGTTGCTAAAGAAACGATAGCGTGA
- a CDS encoding lysophospholipid acyltransferase family protein — MSAILYSLVKSVVKTGLYGYHKKIIISGLEHIPKDKPVMFLPNHQSALIDVLLIATDCNRKPYFLTRSDVFKGKLLKRMFSYFQMLPIYRMRDGRDTLSNNDAIFNSCAEILNREEALLLFPEANHSLKRSVRPLSKGFTRILFRTFEMYPELDVQLIPVGFNYKYAAHFPDEVALCYGKPISARSLYDQSDLNASVITIKNVVTTSLENLTTHIPSNEDYNAVLNKLKAEKVNFLNPTSVNEKIKMLTGQGLDCSIQTVPEKQGFNMFKWIFTFLNLPLVLIWKLWLKSKVPEDEFMGTFRFAFAMISYPIYMALLFAVIAILFAPYIAVIGICILTLINVGLVKYGLR; from the coding sequence GTGAGTGCAATCTTATATTCATTAGTGAAATCTGTGGTGAAAACAGGACTCTACGGCTACCATAAGAAAATTATTATTTCTGGGCTGGAGCATATTCCTAAAGATAAGCCTGTAATGTTTCTGCCCAATCATCAAAGTGCATTGATTGATGTATTGTTAATTGCAACGGACTGTAATCGAAAACCCTACTTTTTAACTAGGTCAGATGTTTTTAAAGGCAAATTGCTAAAACGTATGTTCTCTTATTTTCAAATGCTACCAATTTATAGAATGCGAGATGGTAGAGATACGCTTTCTAATAATGACGCCATTTTTAATTCATGTGCAGAAATTTTAAATAGGGAAGAAGCCTTGCTTTTGTTTCCCGAAGCAAATCATAGTCTTAAACGTAGCGTTAGGCCATTGAGTAAGGGTTTTACAAGAATACTCTTTAGAACTTTTGAAATGTACCCAGAGTTAGATGTTCAGTTGATTCCTGTTGGGTTTAATTATAAGTATGCAGCTCATTTTCCAGATGAGGTGGCTCTATGTTATGGAAAGCCTATTTCGGCAAGAAGTTTATATGATCAGAGTGATTTGAATGCATCTGTCATTACTATAAAAAATGTGGTTACTACTAGTCTAGAAAATCTAACTACTCATATTCCAAGTAACGAAGATTATAATGCAGTTTTAAATAAGTTGAAGGCAGAAAAGGTCAATTTTCTTAATCCTACCTCTGTTAACGAAAAGATAAAGATGTTAACTGGGCAAGGTTTAGATTGTTCAATTCAGACGGTTCCAGAAAAGCAGGGTTTTAATATGTTTAAATGGATATTCACATTTTTAAATCTCCCTCTTGTATTAATTTGGAAATTATGGTTGAAGTCAAAGGTGCCAGAAGATGAATTTATGGGTACGTTTAGGTTCGCATTTGCAATGATATCTTATCCTATTTATATGGCTTTATTGTTTGCGGTAATAGCAATACTCTTTGCTCCTTATATCGCAGTAATAGGCATATGTATATTGACTTTGATAAATGTTGGGTTGGTGAAGTATGGTTTGCGATAA